AAGGCGGTGCTGGGTGAGCTGGCCGCTTTGGTGGAGCGTGGCGCGCTCACGCCGGTGATCGACCGGAGCTACCCGTTCGACGACCTGCGCACCGCGATCGCGTACCAGGAAGCCGGGCACACCAAGGGAAAGGTGGTCGTGACGCTGTGACGGTCCGGAAGGCGGCGGGTGCGCCGGCGCCTCCCGGTGTCGTCAGCCGTTGTGCGGGCAGGTGCCCCGATAGTCCGAAATGGACAGACTGGTGCCCGGGATCGGGCAGAGGAACTGTTCGTAGCGGGTGTCGTCGTCGATGAACCGCTTGAGCCAGGACAGGGTGTACTTCGCGATCGTCGTGTTCGGCGAGTTGGGGGCGAAGTGGCTGGCGCCGCGCAGTTCGAGGTACGCCTTGTCCACAGAGGACGGGAGGCTGGTGTAGAAGGGGATCGAGTGCGAGGCCACCGGGGCGACGGTGTCCGCCTCCGCCCCGACGACGAGCGTCGGCACGCGGACCGTCGACCAGGTCTTGGTCAGGTTCCAGCCGGTCGGCGGGATCGCGGCCTGCAGGGACGGCCGGGAGCGCGCGGCTTCGAGGGTGCCGCCCCGCCCATCGAGTGCCCGACGACGCCGGGCCGGCTGCTGTCGATGCGCGACCGGACACTGCTCTGCTGGGTGAGGTAGTCGAGCGAGGCCGGCAGCTGCCTGCCCCGGCTGTCGGGCTGGTCGCTCGTGGTCAGGGTGTCGATGGTGAAGACGACGAAGCCCTGCGACGCGAGCCGCGGGGCCCAGCCAGGCGATGCTCGACTGGAGAGCGGTGAAGCCGGGGGCGATCGAGATGGCCCCGAACGTGCCGGCGGTCGTGCCCGTCGGGTAGTGGATGGTGCCGCCGCCGAAGCCGGAGACGGCCAGCCGCGACACCGTGATGGTGCTGGTCGCGAAGCTGCCGCGGTCGGCCTCGATGCCGGCGGAAGAACGTCGTGCGCGAGATCCCGGGTTCGGCCGCCATCCGGCCGAGGTCGAGGCGGGTTCCGGCGAACAGCAGCTGCGCCGCGTGGCGGACGATGTCGTCGGTCGAGACGGTCACCCGCCCACCCTATCCGCAGGTCGCCGACGGTTACTTTGAAGTGCGTGCCGCCGCGCGGTTAGCGTGGTGCCGTGCGCGTAGACATCTGGTCCGATCTCGTCTGTCCCTGGTGCTATCTCGGCAAACGCCGCTTCGAGCGGGCGGTCGCCGAGCTCGGCGCCGACGTCGAGGTCGTGCACCACTCGTTCCAGCTCGACCCGTCGTTCCCGCGCGGGACGTCCCGGCCGACGCGCGAGGTGCTGTCCGAGAAGTACGGCCGGACGCTCGAAGAAGCCGACGCCATGGAAGCGCAGATGGAGCAGCGCGCGGCCGCCGACGGTCTCGAGTACCACCTCGACGGCGTCCACATGGGAAACACCGTCGACGGCCACCGCCTGGTGCACCTCGCCGGCGAGCGCGGGCTGGCCGACGCCGTCGTCGACCGGTTCTACCGCGCGCACTTCACCGAACGGCGGTCGCTGTTCGACCGCGACTCGCTGGTGGAGCTGGCCGCCGAAGCCGGGCTCGACGCCGCCGAGGCCCGCGCCGTGCTCGAGTCGGACGCCTACGAAGCCGAAGTCGCGGCGGACGGCGAACAGGCCCGGTCGCTCGGCGCGACCGGGGTCCCGTTCTTCGTGATCGACCAGCGGTTCGGCGTCGCCGGCGCGCAGTCGCCCGAGGTGTTCGCCCAGGTGCTGCGGCGCGCGGCGGACGTCAGCGGCGCCGCCGCCGGGTGAACCGCGAGCGGTCGGTCGCGACGCCGGCCAGGTGCAGGGCGACGCACAGCAGCCCGGCGGTGGTCAGCGTCCCGGTCGTGATGACCGGGCCGAGCCCGAACCCGGCGAGCTCCATGATCAGGGCGAGCCCGAAGAGCACGGCGGCGAGGATGGCGAGCATGACGCCTCGTTTCTGCGGCGGCAGGACCGAATGGTCCACGCCGCTGCGACGTTTGCGAAACCGGGGGATCCGGCTTGGTGGCCAGTAATTCCCCCGGCTCAGTGCGGTCAAACGAGAACTTCCGGGCGTGGCGGCGCCCCCCGTCTTCCACGGTACCGGCCGGCACCGACAGTTCCGCCGTGCCGGCGCGGTGCGGGAGGTCAGGCCGGTGGTGGCGCGGTGCTCGACCGGACGATCAGCTCCGTCGGCACCGTCACCGGCTCGCCCGCCTCCGCGCCCGTCTCGATCTCCGCCAGCAGCGCCGAAACCGCGTGGCGGCCGACCGCTTCGAACGACTGGCGGATCGTCGTCAGCGGGGGCCAGAAGCAGGCCGACTCCTCCATGTCGTCGAATCCCACCACGCTCACTTCGTCCGGCACCCGGCGTCCCGTTTCGTGCAGGGCCCGCAACAATCCCAGTGCCATCTGGTCGTTCGCCACGAACACCGCCGTCACCGCCGGGTCGGCCGCCAGCGCCAGCCCCGCCTGGTAGCCCGACGAGGGTGACCAGTCGCCGGTCAGCACCGGGGGGACGAACGCGCCCGCCAGCTCCAGCGTGGCCCGCCACGACTTCCGGCGGCGCTCGGCCGAGTAGGACTGCGGGGGCCCCGCGATGTGCCAGACCGTCTCGTGTCCCAGCTCCAGCAGGTGCCGGGTCGCCGTGGCGGCGCCGTCGGCCTGGTCGGTGTCGACCACCGGGTAGTCGTACCGGGCGCTCGAATCGATGACCACCACCGGAAGCCCGTGCGGCAGCTCGATTTCGCTCTGGTCGAGCTGGTGCTGCTCGATGAGGATGATGACGCCGTCGACGGCCTGCTCGTTCAGCTTGCTGAACGCCCCCGTCACCTCGCCCTGGGTCGGGCGCGTCACCGGCATCAGGATGATCGAAAACCCCTCCGGGACGACCGCCGCCGCGATGGCGTCGAGCGTGCGGCTGTTGCCGAACGTCGGCAGGGCCGAGATGATCACGCCGATGCTGCGGAACTTGCCGTTGCGCAACGCGCGCGCGGCGCTGTTGGGCCGGTAGCCGATCCGGCGCATCGCGGCGAGGACGCGCTCGCGGGTGGCGTCGTCCACGTTGGTCTTGCCGTTCGCCACGCGGGACACCGTCTGGCCGGACACGCCCGCCTCGCGCGCGACGTCCGCCATCGACGGTCCACGACGCGGGGATGCAGCGGTCACGGGAGTCTCCTTGGCGTCCTGGACATGTTTACGTCAACACGTTACCCTCCGACCGTCCATGTTGACGTAAACATCTCGCGATCCACCGGAGGGACGATGACGTCCACAGCGGCCCCGCCGGTCCCGGCGCCGCCCCGCCGGGCGACCCCGGCCCGCCGTTCGCGGCGGCAGTGGCGCGGCTGGCTCTTCGTCGCCCCGTTCGTCCTGGTCTTCGCGCTCACCTTCCTGGCGCCGATCATCTACGCGTTCGGCCTCAGCCTGTTCCGCGACCAGGCGTTCTTCGGCGGCACGGTGTTCGTCGGCGCCGACAACTACGCGCAGGTCCTGCGCGACGCGAAGTTCTGGGAGTCCTTCCTCCGGGTCCTGCTCTTCCTCGTCGTGCAGGTGCCGATCATGCTGCTGCTGGCGCTGGTCGCGGCGCTGGCCATCGACAGCGCCCGGCTGCACGCGGCCGGGTTCTTCCGGGTCGTGATCTTCCTGCCGTACGCCGTGCCCGCCGTGGTCGCCGCCCTGATGTGGGGCTTCATGTACGGCGACCACTTCGGCCTCGCGGCGGACCTCAACCACCTGCTCGGCACCGACGCCGTGAAGCCGCTGTCGGACCACTGGATGCTCGCCTCGATCGGCAACGTCGTCACCTGGGAGTTCGTGGGCTACAACATGCTCATCTTCTACTCGGCGTTGAAGGTGATCCCGAAGGAGCTGTACGAAGCGGCGTCGATCGACGGCGCCGGTGCGTTCCGCACGATCGCCAGCGTCAAGCTGCCCGCACTGCGCGGCTCGATCGTGATCGCGACGATCTTCTCGATCATCGGCAGCTTCCAGCTGTTCAACGAGCCGAACATCATGCGCACGCTGGCGCCGAACGTGATCGGCACCTTCTACACGCCGAACATGTACGCCTACAACCTCTCCTTCGGCGGCCAGCAGTACAACTACTCCGCCACGGTCGCGATCGTGATGGGCGTGATCACCGCGGTCATCGCCTACGTCGTGCAGCTGCGCGGCACCCGGAAGGGGATGTGACGTGGCCACGTTTTCGGTGACGCGCCCCAGCAAGTCGCGCGTGCTCACGGCGGTCATGGCGCTGTACCTGGTCTACACCCTGGTTCCGCTGGTGTGGCTGGTGATCAACGCGACCAAGACCCAGCCCGCGCTGTTCTCCTCGTCGGGGCTGGCGTTCGGCGGCCCGTTCGCGCTGTTCGACAACATCGGGCAGACGTTCACCTACGACGGCGGGATCTTCTTCCGCTGGCTCGGGAACACGGTGCTCTACGTCGTGGTCGGCGCCGGCGGGGCGACGATCCTCGCCACCGCGGCGGGCTACGGGCTGGCCAAGTACCGCTTCCCCGGCCGGCGGGCGGTCTTCGCCGTCGTCCTCGGCGCGGTGGCCGTGCCCGGCACCGCGCTCGCCGTGCCGACGTTCCTGCTGTTCAGCAAGCTCGGGCTGACCAACACGCCGCTGTCGGTCATCATCCCGTCGCTGATCAGCCCGTTCGGGCTCTACCTGATCTGGGTGTACGCCGCCGACGCGATCCCCGACGAGCTCCTGGAGGCGGCGCGGATCGACGGCGCGGGGGAGATCCGGATCTTCCTCACCGTGACGCTGCGCCAGCTGGTGCCCGGGATCGTCACGGTCGCGCTGTTCACGATGGTGCAGACCTGGAACAACTACTTCCTGCCGCTGATCATGCTCAGCGAACCGAAGTGGTACCCGCTGACCGTCGGGCTCAACCAGTGGAGCGCGCAGGCGAACGGCGCCGGCGCGCGCCCGATCTTCAACCTGGTGCTCACCGGGTCGCTGCTCACGATCATTCCCCTCGTCATCGCTTTCCTGCTCATGCAACGGTTCTGGCAATCGGGGCTGAGCGCGGGGAGCGTCAAGCAATGAGCCGTCACACCGTCGTGAAGGGACACTCGATGTCACGCATCCGCAGTCGCGCCAAGGCGTTCGCCGCCGTGGCGCTCGCCGCCGCCCTCGCGGTCGGCTGCTCGTCCGGGAGCCCGTCCGGACCCGCCGCCGCCACCGGCAGCCAGGACTCCGTCGACGCCGCGCTCAAGGCGGGCGGCACGATCACGTACTGGAGCTGGACCCCGTCGGCCAAGGACCAGGTCGCCGCGTTCGAGAAGGAATACCCGAACGTCAAGGTGAACTACGTCAACGCGGGGACGAACAAGGAGGAGTACACCAAGCTCCAGAACGCGATCAAGGCCGGCACCGGCGGGCCGGACGTCGTGCAGATCGAGTACTACGCGCTCCCGCAGTTCGCGCTGACCGATTCGCTGGTCAACCTCGACCAGTACGGCTTCGGCGCGTTCGAAAAGGACTTCAGCGCCTCGACGTGGTCGAGTGTTCGCGTGAACAACGGCACCTACGGCCTGCCGCAGGACTCCGGGCCGATGGCGCTGTTCTACAACAAGGAAGTCTTCGACAAGAACGGCATCGCCGTGCCGAAGACGTGGGACGAGTACCTCGCGGCGGCCAAGAAGCTGCACGCGGCCGACCCCACCAAGTACATCACCTCCGACACCGGTGACCCCGGGTTCGCGCTGAGCATGATCTGGCAGGCGGGCGGGCGCCCGTTCAGCGCCGACGGCCGCAACGTCAAGATCAACCTGGCCGACGCCGGTACCAAGAAGTGGACGTCGACCTGGGACCAGCTGATCCAGGGCAAGCTGCTCGCCCCGATCAAGGAGTGGTCCGACGACTGGTTCCGCGCGCTCGGCGACGGCACCATCTCCACCCTGGTCACCGGCGCCTGGATGCCCGGCAACTTCAAGTCCTCGGTCCCCGGCGGCGCCGGGAAGTGGGCCGTCGCGCCGATGCCGACCTACGACGGGCAGCCGGTCACCGCGGAGAACGGCGGCAGCACGCAGTCCGTGCTCAAGCAGAGCGGCAACCCGGCGCTGGCCGCGGCGTTCGTGCGCTGGCTCAACCACGGCAACGGCGTCAAGCCGTTCATCGAGAGCGGCGGCTTCCCGGCCACCACCGCCGACCTGACGTCGCCGGCGTTCGTCGACGAGGCCGTGCCGTACTTCGGCGGGCAGAAGATCAACCAGGTGCTGACCCAGGCGTCGAAGGACGTCGCGAAGGGCTGGACCTACCTGCCGTACCAGACCTACGCCAACAGCGTCTTCAGCGACACCGTCGGCAAGGCGTACCTCAACGGCACCGGGCTCGACGCCGGGCTGACGGCCTGGCAGCAGGCGCTCGTCGACTACGGCAACCAGCAGGGCTTCACGGTCAGCGCGGGTTGAGCGCGTGAGTGCCGACATCGAGGGCGACGCGGGCGAGGTGATCGGCCCGGTCCCGCGTCGCCTGTTCGGCTCGTTCGTCGAGCACATGGGCCGGGCCGTGTACACCGGGATCCACGAACCCGGTCACTCCACTTCGGACGAACGCGGTTTCCGCGGCGACGTGCTGGAGCTGGTCCGCGAGCTCGGGCCGACCGTGATCCGCTACCCCGGCGGGAACTTCGTCTCCGGCTACCGCTGGGAGGACGGCGTCGGGCCGGAGCGCCCGGTCCGGCTCGACCCCGCCTGGCACAGCGTGGAGTCCAACCGCTTCGGCCTGCACGAGTTCGTCGCGTGGGCCGAAGCCGCGGGTGCCGAGGTGATGTACGCCGTCAACCTCGGCACCCGCGGCATCCAGGAAGCCGCCGACGTCCTGGAGTACTGCAACCACCCCGGCGGCACGGAACTGAGCGAGCGGCGGCGCGCGAACGGCGCCGACCGCCCGTTCGGCTTCAAGCTGTGGTGCCTGGGCAACGAGATGGACGGCCCGTGGCAGATCGGCCACAAGACCGCCGACGAGTACGGCCGCCTCGCCGCGGAGACCGCCCGGGTCATGCGGATGATCGACCCGGGCGTCGAGCTCGTCGTCGCGGGCAGCTCCCACGCGGGGATGCCGACGTTCGGCTCGTGGGAGCGCACGGTGCTGCGCCACACCGCGGCGCTCGTCGACCACATCTCGCTGCACGCCTACTACCAGGAGCTGCACGGGGACACCGACAGCTACCTGGCCAGCTCGGCCGCGCTCGACCGCTACATCGGGACGACGGCCGGGATCATCGACGAGACCCTCGCCGAACTGGGGCTCGACAAGCGGATCGGGATCAGCGTCGACGAGTGGAACGTCTGGGACCTGCGCCGCTGGAACGAGGTCGACCAGGCGCGGCTCGCCGAGGGCGGCTGGCGGGAGCACCCGCGGATCATCGAGGACACCTACACGGTCACCGACGCCGTCGTCGTCGGCTCGCTGCTGAGTTCGCTGCTGCGCAACGTCGACCGGGTCACCATGGCGAACCAGGCCCAGCTGGTCAACGTCATCGCGCCGATCCGCACCGAACCCGGCGGCCCGGCGTGGCGGCAGCCGACGTTCCACCCGTTCCGCCAGGTCGCCACGCTGGCCGGCGGGGTGAGCCTGCGCCTGACCGTCGAAGGCGAGCGCCTGCGCACCGCGCAGCACGGCGAAGTCGACCTCGTCGACGTCGCCGCGACGGTCGAGGAATCCGGACGCGGCGCCGTGTTCCTCACCAACCGGGCCACGGCGTCGCCGACCGAAGTCCGGCTGCGCCTGCGCGGCGCGCGGTACGGCGTGTACGCCGCCGAAACCCTGACCACACCCGACGGCGGGACGCGGCACACCGTCAACACCGCCGACTCACAACCGGTCCGGCCGGTGCCCTTGCCCGGCGCCGCCGCGACGTCCGACCCAGGGGGGACGACCATCACCGTGACACTGCCACCCTTGTCCTGGACCGCGCTCCAGCTGTGCCCGGAGGCGGGCGGCCATGCCTGAGTTCGTGATCGGGGAGACCGACTTCCTGCTCGACGGCCGGCCGTTCCGGATCCTGTCCGGGGCGCTGCACTACTTCCGGGTGCACCCGGACCTGTGGGCCGACCGGATCGACAAGGCCCGGCGGATGGGCCTGAACACCATCGAGACGTACGTCCCGTGGAACGCGCACGCCCCCGAGCCCGGCACGTTCGACCTCTCCGGCGGGCTCGACCTCGACCGGTTCCTGCGGCTCGTCGCCGACGCCGGGATGCACGCGATCGTCCGGCCCGGCCCGTACATCTGCGCGGAGTGGGACAACGGCGGCCTGCCGGCGTGGCTGTTCCGCGATCCCTCGGTCGGGGTCCGCCGGTACGAGCCGCGCTACCTCGACGCGGTGCGCGAATACCTCGCGCGGGTCTACGAAGTCGTCGTCCCGCACCAGGTCGACCGCGGCGGGCCGGTGCTGCTGGTCCAGATCGAAAACGAGTACGGCGCGTTCGGCGACGACAAGCGGTACCTGCGGGCGCTGGCCGAGCACACCCGCGCGTGCGGGGTCACCGTGCCGCTGACCACGGTGGACCAGCCGACGCCGGAGATGCTCGAGGCGGGCAGCCTCGAGGGGCTGCACCGCACGGCGTCGTTCGGGTCGGGCACCGAGGCCCGGCTCGCGATCCTGCGGGCCCACCAGCCCACCGGGCCGCTGATGTGCAGCGAGTTCTGGAACGGCTGGTTCGACCACTGGGGTGCGCACCACCACACGACCTCGGCCGCGGACGCGGCGGCCGAGCTCGACGCGCTGCTCGCCGCGGGCGCGTCGGTCAACCTGTACATGTTCCACGGCGGCACCAACTTCGGGCTCACCAGCGGCGCGAACGACAAGGGCGTCTACCAGCCGCTCGTCACGTCGTACGACTACGACGCGCCGCTGGACGAAGCCGGGGACCCGACGCCGAAGTACCACGCCTTCCGCGACGTGATCGCCCGCTACCACAAGGTGCCGGATTCGGTGCCGCCGCCGGCCCGGCCCGCGCCGGCCCCCGAGTCGGTGCTGCGCGACCCCGTCCGGCTGCTCGACGCCCCGGACCGCTGGGGCACCTGGGAGTTCCACGAGGAACTGCCCGCGTTCGACGACCTGACGCCGATGCCGCGGCTCGCCCTGCTGCGCACGACCGTCTCGGGCGACCGGCCGGGCGTCCTGGCGTTCGGCGAGGTCCGCGACCGCGCGACGGTGTTCTTCGACGGCGATCCGGTGGGCACCCTGCTGCGGGAGCACCACGACCGCGCGCTCGCGCTGCCGCGGGCGCACGGCGAGCTGCTGGTGCTGGTCGAGGACCAGGGCCGGGTCGACTACGGCCCCCGGATCGGCGAGGCGAAAGGCATCATCGGCGGCGCGTCGCTGCACGGCGAGCCGCTCGCGGGCTGGGACGTGCTGCCGCTCGATCTCGACGCGTTGCCGGCGTTGCGGCCGGCGGCCCCGTCGGCGGTCACCGGCCCGGTCGCCGGGCCGGTGCTGCTGCGCGCCGAAGTCGAGGTGGACGCCTCCGCCGACCTCTTCCTCGACACCGGGGAGTGGGGCAAGGGCCTCGCGTGGCTCAACGGGTTCCCGCTCGGCCGGTACTGGCGGCGCGGGCCGCAGCGGACGCTGTACGTGCCGCGCCCGGTCGTCCGCGCGGGCGCCAACGAACTCGTCGTGCTCGAACTGGGCACGATGCTCGACCCGGCGGCCCGGTTCGTGCCGCGGCCGCTGCTGGGACACACCGAGGCCTGAGCAAGTCCCCACCGGAACGAAGGGCAGTTCGACGATGAACCTGCGGCGTTTCCTGACCGTCCTCGCGGTACCCCTGGCCGCGGCCGGGATCACCGTGGCACCGGCTTCCGCGGCCACCGCGGTGACCGTGAAGCCCGACCCCGCCTACCGCCAGCAGCCGTTCGAGGGCTGGGGCTCGAGCCTGGCGTGGATGGCCGAGGCGACCGGCGGCTACCCCGACGCGGTGCGGAACCGGCTGGCCGACCTGGTCTTCGGCGCCGACGGGCTGAACCTGAACATCGCCCGGTTCAACATCGGCGGCGGCAACGCCCCGGACGTCCCGGCGTACCTGCGTCCGGGCGGGGCCGTGCCGGGCTGGTGGAAGGCGCCGGCCGGGACCACCCGCGCCGACAAGGACTGGTGGACACCCGGCGACCCCGCCGAGTTCGATGCCGCCGCGGACCCGAACCAGCGCTGGTGGGTGGACCGCATCAAGAACCGCGTCACGAAGTGGGAGGCGTTCAGCAACTCGCCGCCGTACTTCCAGACCGTGTCGGGGTACGTCTCCGGCGGCTTCACCGCCACCGACGAGCAGCTGCGGCCCGACAAGATCGGCGACTTCACGGCGTACCTGGCGCAGGTGGTGCGCACCTTGGAGCGGGTGCACGGGATCCGGTTCTCGTCGGTGGACCCGCTGAACGAGCCGAACACGAACTACTGGAAGACGACGCTCGGCGCCGACGGGAACCCGGTCGGCGGGCGGCAGGAGGGGGCGCACGTCGGGCCGTCCGTCCAGTCGCAGCTGATCCCGGCGATGGCCGCGGCGCTGCCCGGGAAGGTGGTTTCCGCACCGGACGAAACCAACCCGGACATCTTCGCCGCGGACTGGGCGGGCTGGTCCGCCGCGGCGCGGTCGGCGGCGGGGCGGCTGAACGTGCACACCTACGGCACCGGCAACCGGCCGATCCCGCGTGACATCGCGAAAGGCGCGTCGAAGCCGCTGTGGATGAGCGAGGTCGGCGGTAGCTGGCTGGACCGGCAGGACTTCACCAGCATGGACCCGGGGCTCGGGCTGGCCGGCCAGATCACCGACGACCTGAGGCTGCTGGAACCGAGCGCGTGGGTGAGCTGGCAGCCGATCGAGGACTACGACAACATGAAGCCCGGCGGGGAGAGCGCGGCCGGGATGAACTGGGGCGAGATCCAGGTTCCTTTCGACTGCACGACTTCCGACTGTCCTATTCGGACGAACACGAAGTTCGACACGATGCGGAACTTCACCCACTACATCCGGCCGGGTGACCGGCTGATCGCGTCGAACGACACCGCTTCGACGGCCGCGATGCGCGGGGACGACCTGTCCTCGGTGGTCCACGTCAACCCGGGCACGGCGGAGCAGGACGTCACGCTGGACCTGTCCGGGTTCGGGTGCGTCCGGCCCGGCGCCTCGGTGACGCCGGTCGTCACCGACGTCACCGGTGCGCTTCGCCGCGGCAAGGCGGTCCGGGTGACGTCGGCCCACGCCACCCTGCGGGTCCCGGCGCGGTCGGTGACGACCTTCCTCGTCGACGGCGTCTCGTCGACGGCCGCGGGCACGGGGCTGGGCTCGGGCAAGCCGTTCACCTTCACCGGCGTCCAGAGCGGCAAGTCGCTGTCGGCGGAGGGCGGTTCGCTGGTCCAGCGCACGACGGACGCATCGGCGGCCGCGCAGCGCTGGACGCTGACCGACCGCACGGGCCGCTACGGCAACCGCGACCGGTTCACCGTGACCAACGCCGGCACGGGCCAGGTGCTCAGCACGGCCGGCGGAGCGGTGACGCTGGCACCGCCGGGGACCTCGGACGCGGCCGCGCAGTGGACGGTGTCGACGACGGGCGACGGGACGTGGACGTTCGTCAACGCGGCGGACGGGCAGCTGCTGGACGTCACCGGCGAGTCCCGCGACGACGGCGCCCGCATCGGCCTGTACCGGCCGACGAACGGGCCGAACCAGCGCTGGCAGGCCGTCGCCCGCTGACCCCCAGCGCCCCAATGTGGCGTTCGGTGCGTCAGACGCACCGAACGCCACATTGGGTGCGTGGGACGCAACCAACGCCACATTGGGGCGCTTGACCGGCACTGGGGACAAGCCGGGCGTCACGCGCGGCAGGCGCCGAGATTTGTCGGTGCCTGCCGCTAGCGTGGAAACCGGGGGCTGCTCAGTCCGTCGTGCCGTACGGGCGCTGCGACACGCCCTTGTGGCCCTCGGCCTCGCCGCCCTTGCCGGCCGCGATCTCCTCGCCGCCCTTGCGGTGGCTGTCACCCGAGTCCGGCTCCATGCCGGTCGGGGACAGCGTCCCGCCCGTCGAGTGGTCTCCGGAGCCGCCCGGGTCGCCGCCGCTCGCCGCTCGGGCCTTGTCGCCGGCCTCGGCCGCGGTCGGGTCGTCGCCCGCCACGTCCGGTGCCCAGCCGTGGTGGTTTTCCTGTTCGGCCATGACGGCCTCCTCACCTGCCCCCTGTGCCCGCCCGCGTACCCGCCGGGAGCGGCATCAAACTCGGCTCCGGCGGCCGCTAGAATTCCCGCGGACCCGTTGAAACGCCAGCGGTGGTCTTGGTTGACGCTGCTGGCGAGCTCCTTCCCCTTGCTCGCCACTTGACGCATGGGAGGGGTGGGGCTGTGCCGACCACTGGCGACGGCATGGCGGAGCGGGTCGACGAGCTGAACGCCGTGCTGGCGGACCTCGTCGGAGTCCTCGAATCGGTGTCCGACACGCCGGGCCTGCTCGACGCCGTCTGCGGCGAGGCGGTCCGGGTGGTGCCCGACGCGGACCTGGCGAGCATCGTGGTGGTCCGCGACGGCGTGACCCAGACCGCGGCCTTCACCGACGAGCGCGCCCGGCGCATCGACGACGTGCAGTACGCGGCGGGCGACGGTCCCGGCCTGCTCGCGGCGCTCACCGGCGAGGTCGTGCGGGTCGCGGTCGGGGACACGG
This genomic window from Amycolatopsis mongoliensis contains:
- a CDS encoding RICIN domain-containing protein, with protein sequence MNLRRFLTVLAVPLAAAGITVAPASAATAVTVKPDPAYRQQPFEGWGSSLAWMAEATGGYPDAVRNRLADLVFGADGLNLNIARFNIGGGNAPDVPAYLRPGGAVPGWWKAPAGTTRADKDWWTPGDPAEFDAAADPNQRWWVDRIKNRVTKWEAFSNSPPYFQTVSGYVSGGFTATDEQLRPDKIGDFTAYLAQVVRTLERVHGIRFSSVDPLNEPNTNYWKTTLGADGNPVGGRQEGAHVGPSVQSQLIPAMAAALPGKVVSAPDETNPDIFAADWAGWSAAARSAAGRLNVHTYGTGNRPIPRDIAKGASKPLWMSEVGGSWLDRQDFTSMDPGLGLAGQITDDLRLLEPSAWVSWQPIEDYDNMKPGGESAAGMNWGEIQVPFDCTTSDCPIRTNTKFDTMRNFTHYIRPGDRLIASNDTASTAAMRGDDLSSVVHVNPGTAEQDVTLDLSGFGCVRPGASVTPVVTDVTGALRRGKAVRVTSAHATLRVPARSVTTFLVDGVSSTAAGTGLGSGKPFTFTGVQSGKSLSAEGGSLVQRTTDASAAAQRWTLTDRTGRYGNRDRFTVTNAGTGQVLSTAGGAVTLAPPGTSDAAAQWTVSTTGDGTWTFVNAADGQLLDVTGESRDDGARIGLYRPTNGPNQRWQAVAR